In Thermococcus stetteri, the following proteins share a genomic window:
- a CDS encoding DHH family phosphoesterase, with product MVVKDCPECHGTGKVKVGEKECPVCGGWGYVPADFKIGDKLKGYRNLDHLGVEDEVDEIPCPECHGKGTIPVYDTCPVCGGTGKVLACDICGKIKGPWEPGMETTWVCPDCLRKYKVVYILDKTCDYEDVEVGSLYKGTIDRVERFGVFVKLNPHVTGLIKRKDLLGGREYKPGDEIVVQVLDVRPDKREVDLIESALKHYKTVVIRKELPVTPIAELSKDMAGKTVRIQGRITQVQVTGGPTVFTITDGTGITWVAAFEAPGVRAYPNINVGDIVEVIGKVAFHSGEIQIEASDMARLWGPDAARVKQQIEAELDRRAQPEDVGFLVESEILEKLKPKIMKAAFMIRRAILEGRPILLRHHADADGYTSGLALEYAIVPLIEKISPDPQARWKLFKRRPSRAPFYELEDVLKDIIFMVEDHEKFGDPLPLLVIVDNGGTSEDIPAYKRIRAYGVPIVVIDHHDPREWVSEDKAEVDDYVDVHVNPHHVKRGYYELTAGMLATEVARFINPEVEDKIKHLPAIAGTGDRSKAPEFYQYLEIAKKAKGLDEEDLKKIAEVIDHEAYFWKFMDGHGIIDEILLLTGNLQRHRELINAIYPEVKEKQEKALKASLPHVKSVVLPNGIRFNTIDVELFAPKFSYPSPGKLSGLIHDHFKEKYGEDSPILTLAYGPDFTVVRASDGMAAYGFDLNAIIPKLQEKLPSAGIEGGGHSYAGSIKFFEGMRKEVLEEFAKEVVKLKKIS from the coding sequence ATGGTTGTGAAAGACTGTCCAGAGTGCCACGGAACGGGTAAAGTAAAAGTTGGCGAGAAGGAGTGCCCGGTGTGTGGGGGCTGGGGCTACGTTCCGGCTGACTTCAAGATCGGAGACAAGCTGAAGGGTTACAGGAATCTGGATCATCTGGGAGTCGAGGATGAGGTTGATGAGATACCATGCCCAGAATGCCATGGGAAGGGAACAATCCCGGTTTATGATACCTGCCCTGTTTGTGGCGGAACCGGGAAGGTTCTCGCCTGTGACATCTGCGGGAAGATAAAAGGCCCATGGGAGCCGGGCATGGAAACAACCTGGGTCTGTCCGGACTGCCTTAGGAAGTACAAGGTCGTCTACATCCTCGACAAGACCTGCGATTATGAGGACGTTGAAGTGGGAAGCCTGTACAAGGGTACAATTGACAGGGTGGAGCGCTTCGGCGTCTTCGTCAAGCTCAATCCGCACGTTACGGGCCTCATCAAGAGGAAAGACCTCCTCGGCGGGAGAGAGTACAAGCCCGGCGACGAGATAGTCGTTCAGGTTCTGGACGTTAGACCCGACAAGAGGGAAGTCGACCTAATCGAATCGGCTCTCAAGCACTACAAGACCGTCGTTATCAGAAAGGAGCTCCCAGTTACGCCAATAGCCGAGCTGAGCAAGGACATGGCAGGAAAGACGGTCAGAATACAGGGAAGGATTACCCAGGTTCAGGTTACCGGTGGACCGACGGTGTTCACGATAACCGACGGAACAGGAATAACCTGGGTAGCGGCCTTCGAGGCTCCAGGAGTTAGAGCCTATCCAAACATCAACGTGGGAGACATAGTCGAGGTCATAGGCAAAGTGGCGTTCCACTCGGGCGAGATACAGATCGAAGCAAGCGACATGGCAAGGCTCTGGGGACCGGACGCGGCGAGGGTGAAGCAACAGATAGAGGCAGAACTTGACAGGAGGGCACAGCCGGAAGACGTTGGCTTCCTAGTGGAGAGTGAAATCCTCGAAAAGCTCAAGCCGAAGATAATGAAGGCAGCCTTCATGATAAGGCGCGCTATCCTCGAGGGCAGGCCGATACTCCTGAGGCACCACGCCGATGCCGACGGCTACACATCCGGCCTCGCGCTGGAATACGCAATAGTGCCTCTCATCGAGAAGATCTCACCGGATCCGCAGGCTAGATGGAAGCTCTTCAAGAGAAGGCCGAGCAGGGCGCCCTTCTACGAGCTTGAGGATGTCCTCAAGGACATAATCTTCATGGTCGAAGACCACGAGAAGTTTGGCGATCCCTTACCGCTCCTCGTCATAGTGGACAACGGCGGAACGAGCGAGGACATTCCAGCTTACAAGCGCATTCGCGCCTACGGAGTTCCAATAGTTGTCATAGACCACCACGATCCAAGAGAGTGGGTGAGTGAGGACAAGGCCGAGGTTGACGACTACGTCGATGTGCACGTCAACCCACACCACGTGAAGAGAGGCTACTACGAGCTAACGGCCGGAATGCTCGCCACCGAGGTTGCGCGCTTCATCAACCCAGAAGTTGAGGACAAGATAAAGCACCTGCCAGCCATAGCCGGAACCGGCGACAGGAGCAAGGCACCGGAGTTCTACCAGTATCTCGAGATAGCGAAGAAAGCCAAGGGCCTCGACGAGGAAGACCTGAAGAAGATAGCTGAGGTAATTGACCACGAGGCCTACTTCTGGAAGTTCATGGACGGACACGGCATTATCGACGAAATACTCCTTCTGACCGGAAACCTCCAGAGGCACCGCGAGCTTATCAATGCCATCTACCCTGAAGTCAAAGAGAAGCAGGAGAAGGCTCTGAAAGCCTCTCTGCCTCACGTGAAGAGCGTCGTCCTGCCGAACGGCATAAGGTTCAACACGATAGACGTTGAATTATTCGCGCCGAAGTTCAGCTATCCCTCACCGGGTAAGCTCTCCGGCTTGATCCACGACCACTTCAAGGAGAAGTACGGCGAGGACTCGCCGATACTCACTTTAGCATACGGCCCAGACTTCACGGTGGTAAGGGCCAGCGATGGAATGGCAGCCTACGGCTTTGACCTCAACGCTATAATTCCGAAGCTCCAGGAGAAGCTACCATCAGCCGGAATCGAGGGCGGTGGGCACAGCTACGCCGGCTCGATAAAGTTCTTCGAGGGCATGAGGAAGGAGGTTCTTGAGGAGTTCGCAAAGGAAGTCGTGAAGCTGAAGAAGATTTCCTGA
- a CDS encoding family 4A encapsulin nanocompartment shell protein: MRGDLIRILSSVEEKANELKLEGFEPDVVLVGKEAYEFIKEQVNEEFGGEEEVLELSGLKVRILEELGGDAVVIDTEALGYAPAARRFRVVP; encoded by the coding sequence ATGAGAGGAGACCTAATAAGGATTCTGAGCTCTGTTGAAGAGAAGGCAAACGAACTGAAGCTGGAGGGCTTTGAGCCCGACGTCGTTCTCGTCGGGAAGGAAGCTTATGAGTTTATAAAAGAACAGGTAAATGAGGAGTTTGGCGGAGAGGAGGAAGTTCTTGAGCTATCTGGCCTCAAGGTAAGAATCCTTGAGGAGCTCGGCGGAGATGCGGTTGTCATTGACACCGAGGCCCTTGGATACGCCCCGGCGGCGAGGCGCTTCAGGGTTGTTCCATAA
- a CDS encoding triphosphoribosyl-dephospho-CoA synthase, producing the protein MERWRIVRAFLLGPLLEATLPKPGNVNRYHDFRDLTIYNFLFADTALVSVYYEAVRTAELIRGGELVPSETGIGTLIKRAVKVSKETQDANPNFGVLVLGIPLAMGASLSKNVMEAGEKAKELIRASTVRDTMDLYQAIRMANPKGMVKGVQYDVYSDEAFNELFRDGVNLWMLAEMSCGRELVFCEWLTGYELTYTLAERLFQLIKELPLEDAVVRAFLELLSSSEDTLIVRKAGKGEAKLVMEKAKAVLDGGLTLEEFDAFLREKGDLRNPGSLADIMAASLSVLALAGLKIKVVDGKAWGVMEQP; encoded by the coding sequence ATGGAGAGGTGGAGAATAGTCAGGGCCTTTCTGCTGGGGCCCCTTCTTGAGGCGACCCTGCCCAAGCCGGGCAACGTGAACCGCTACCACGACTTCAGAGACCTCACGATCTACAACTTCCTCTTTGCGGATACCGCACTCGTCAGCGTCTATTACGAGGCCGTGAGAACGGCGGAGCTGATCAGGGGAGGAGAGCTGGTTCCCTCCGAGACCGGCATTGGGACGCTGATAAAGCGGGCCGTGAAGGTCTCGAAGGAAACTCAGGACGCCAACCCCAACTTCGGGGTTTTGGTTCTAGGGATACCGCTCGCGATGGGCGCTTCTCTCTCAAAGAACGTTATGGAAGCAGGGGAGAAGGCGAAGGAACTAATCAGGGCCTCGACGGTAAGGGACACGATGGACCTTTATCAGGCGATCAGGATGGCGAACCCCAAGGGGATGGTCAAGGGAGTTCAGTACGATGTCTATTCAGATGAGGCCTTCAACGAGCTTTTCAGGGACGGAGTTAACCTCTGGATGCTGGCTGAGATGAGCTGTGGAAGGGAGCTGGTGTTCTGTGAGTGGCTCACAGGCTACGAGCTAACCTACACCCTGGCCGAGAGGCTCTTCCAGTTGATAAAGGAACTTCCATTGGAAGACGCTGTTGTTAGGGCCTTTTTGGAGCTTCTCTCAAGCAGTGAGGACACGCTCATAGTCAGGAAGGCCGGGAAGGGAGAGGCAAAGCTCGTGATGGAGAAGGCTAAGGCAGTGCTCGATGGGGGGCTGACTCTTGAAGAGTTCGACGCCTTCCTCAGGGAGAAGGGTGACCTAAGAAACCCTGGAAGCCTGGCGGATATAATGGCGGCTTCGCTCAGCGTTTTGGCCCTTGCGGGCCTGAAAATCAAAGTGGTGGATGGAAAGGCGTGGGGAGTTATGGAACAACCCTGA
- a CDS encoding PspC domain-containing protein — protein MEKRLVRSKKNRLFLGVLGGIAEYLEVDPTVVRLIFVLLFAVNPGVMTLAYLLAALVMPEEGPGEEKTDLGKKLEDVINEAGESLDAVIREDRTSRIVALALILFGAVLLLDSAFRLLPIVEFRTVLAVFLLVIGVILLKESD, from the coding sequence ATGGAAAAGAGGCTCGTGAGATCAAAGAAGAACAGGCTATTCCTCGGAGTTCTTGGGGGAATAGCCGAGTACCTAGAGGTGGACCCGACTGTGGTCAGGCTCATCTTCGTCCTCCTCTTCGCGGTCAATCCAGGTGTTATGACTCTGGCCTACCTGCTCGCGGCGCTTGTGATGCCTGAGGAGGGTCCTGGGGAAGAGAAGACCGACCTCGGCAAGAAGCTCGAAGATGTAATAAACGAAGCGGGGGAGAGCCTGGACGCTGTGATCCGCGAGGACAGGACATCAAGGATCGTCGCCCTCGCTCTGATACTGTTTGGAGCAGTCCTCCTCCTTGATTCGGCCTTCAGACTGCTCCCGATAGTGGAATTCAGGACGGTGCTCGCGGTCTTTCTGCTGGTAATTGGAGTGATACTCCTTAAGGAGAGTGATTGA
- the pfpI gene encoding deglycase PfpI, which produces MKVLILSADEFEDLELIYPLHRLKEEGHEVYVASFKRGKITGKHGYSVEVQLSFDEVDPDEFDALVLPGGKAPERVRLNEKVLMITKKMFEDGKPVASICHGPQILISAGVLKGRKGTSTITIRDDVKNAGAEWIDAEVVVDGNWVSSRHPGDLYAWMREFVKLLK; this is translated from the coding sequence ATGAAGGTGCTAATACTGAGTGCGGACGAGTTTGAGGATCTCGAGCTGATATACCCCCTCCACAGGCTCAAGGAGGAAGGGCACGAGGTCTATGTGGCCAGCTTCAAGAGGGGAAAGATAACCGGAAAGCACGGCTACAGCGTTGAGGTTCAGCTGTCCTTTGATGAGGTTGACCCGGACGAGTTTGACGCCCTCGTCCTCCCCGGCGGTAAGGCTCCGGAGAGGGTCAGGCTTAACGAAAAGGTCCTGATGATAACGAAGAAGATGTTCGAGGACGGAAAGCCCGTTGCAAGCATCTGCCACGGGCCTCAGATACTCATCTCGGCCGGCGTCCTCAAGGGCAGGAAGGGCACGAGCACCATAACTATCAGGGACGACGTGAAGAACGCTGGAGCAGAATGGATCGACGCAGAGGTCGTCGTTGACGGGAACTGGGTAAGTTCAAGGCATCCTGGAGACTTATACGCCTGGATGAGGGAGTTCGTCAAGCTTTTAAAGTGA
- a CDS encoding Lrp/AsnC family transcriptional regulator: MGRGGLDEVDKKILMILQKNSRTPLREISKEVGLAESTIYERIKKLKEKGIIKKFTVILDPNALGFSILAFILIKAKAGMYGHVADQLKKYPEICEVYETTGDYDMIVKIRTRSSSELNEFLDKMGSIEGVDATHTMVVLKVHKETTELPL; encoded by the coding sequence ATGGGTAGAGGAGGTCTTGACGAGGTCGATAAAAAAATTCTCATGATCCTTCAGAAGAACAGCCGGACCCCCCTCAGGGAGATATCAAAGGAAGTGGGACTTGCCGAGTCCACGATATACGAGCGAATAAAAAAGCTCAAAGAGAAGGGGATAATTAAGAAGTTCACAGTTATCCTGGATCCGAATGCCCTCGGCTTCAGCATACTCGCTTTCATACTCATAAAGGCCAAGGCTGGGATGTACGGCCACGTTGCGGACCAGCTTAAGAAGTATCCTGAGATATGCGAGGTCTATGAAACCACTGGCGACTACGACATGATCGTGAAGATACGGACTAGGAGTAGCTCAGAACTCAACGAGTTCCTGGACAAGATGGGTAGCATTGAGGGGGTTGACGCCACCCACACGATGGTCGTCCTCAAGGTTCACAAGGAGACCACCGAACTGCCGCTCTGA
- a CDS encoding OBG GTPase family GTP-binding protein has protein sequence MPTNVTAEYLAAEEEYRNAKTIPEKIRALEKMYATVPKHKGTEKLRLQIKRKLAELRKELEKQRQMRKGGGGPSIAVRKEGAAQIVLAGLPNVGKSSLMRALTNVDADVADYAFTTVEPIPGMMHHKDVQIQLVEVPGLVEGAALGKGMGPQLLSVIRNADAIAIVVDLSQDPVKQMEILLREFERAGIKVNKRKPRVEIKRTASGGIVINGQENIKGDIQEVMKMLREERIHSAEITVKEPVTLEEFADALDESLVWRRAIIIANKGDAPGSKENYEKLLKAYGDRFKIIPVSARRKINLDKLKDELYELAGIIRVFTKSPGEEPAYPPVALKKGSTVMDLAERIHKDFAKNFRYARVWGKSVKFPGQRVGADHVLEDGDIVEIHAR, from the coding sequence ATGCCAACGAACGTAACAGCGGAGTACCTCGCCGCGGAAGAGGAGTACAGAAACGCTAAGACTATCCCCGAGAAGATCCGCGCCCTCGAAAAGATGTACGCCACGGTCCCAAAGCACAAGGGTACAGAAAAGCTCAGACTCCAAATCAAAAGGAAGCTCGCGGAGCTCAGGAAAGAGCTTGAAAAACAGAGGCAGATGCGCAAGGGCGGTGGCGGTCCCTCAATAGCAGTAAGGAAGGAAGGTGCGGCACAGATAGTCCTGGCCGGCCTCCCAAACGTTGGTAAAAGCTCCCTGATGAGGGCGCTGACAAACGTAGATGCCGACGTTGCCGACTACGCCTTCACGACAGTGGAGCCGATTCCGGGAATGATGCACCACAAGGACGTTCAGATACAGCTGGTCGAAGTCCCCGGGTTAGTTGAGGGTGCGGCCCTAGGCAAGGGGATGGGCCCCCAGCTGTTGAGCGTGATCAGAAACGCCGATGCCATAGCAATCGTTGTGGACCTTTCCCAAGACCCGGTTAAACAGATGGAGATCCTCCTGAGAGAGTTCGAGAGGGCCGGCATCAAGGTGAACAAGAGAAAGCCGCGGGTTGAGATAAAGAGAACGGCCAGCGGGGGTATCGTCATAAACGGACAGGAGAACATAAAGGGCGACATCCAGGAAGTCATGAAGATGCTGAGGGAGGAAAGGATACACTCGGCGGAGATAACCGTTAAAGAGCCTGTAACCCTCGAAGAGTTTGCCGACGCGCTTGATGAAAGCCTGGTCTGGAGGAGGGCGATCATCATAGCGAACAAGGGCGACGCTCCAGGGAGCAAAGAGAACTATGAAAAGCTCCTCAAGGCCTACGGCGACCGCTTTAAAATAATCCCTGTCTCGGCGAGGAGAAAGATCAACCTCGACAAGCTCAAGGACGAGCTTTATGAGCTTGCGGGGATTATCAGAGTTTTCACCAAGAGTCCCGGAGAGGAGCCAGCTTATCCTCCGGTTGCCCTTAAAAAGGGCTCAACGGTTATGGATCTAGCTGAAAGAATTCACAAGGACTTCGCCAAGAACTTCCGCTATGCACGGGTCTGGGGCAAGAGCGTCAAGTTCCCAGGGCAGAGGGTTGGAGCCGACCACGTGCTTGAGGACGGGGATATAGTTGAGATACATGCGAGGTAG
- the queC gene encoding 7-cyano-7-deazaguanine synthase QueC has translation MKRAVVLFSGGLDSTACLYWAKKNYDEVIMLTINYGSNEEKVTNRVAEFFSKELNVPLKIVKLDFLEEFSKLRGTTLVGGETPKVTGEELENIEVAQETAKSVWVPARNVVLIAVAASLLDALGGGDIVVGFNAEEGATFPDNTPEFVEKMNEMLKYGTMAEVRVVAPLINLDKKGIAKLLKELGAKYEYSNSCYMPKGFTEDGKPIHCGECESCVRRHRGLIEGIGEDKTVYAVEPKI, from the coding sequence ATGAAGCGCGCAGTGGTTCTCTTCAGCGGTGGGCTTGACAGTACTGCCTGTCTCTACTGGGCGAAGAAGAACTACGATGAGGTCATAATGCTCACTATCAACTATGGTAGCAACGAGGAGAAGGTTACGAACAGAGTCGCCGAGTTCTTCTCAAAAGAACTCAATGTACCGCTCAAGATAGTGAAGCTCGACTTCCTGGAGGAGTTCTCAAAGCTACGCGGAACGACGCTCGTCGGCGGGGAGACGCCGAAGGTTACCGGGGAAGAGCTTGAGAACATTGAGGTGGCCCAGGAGACGGCTAAGAGCGTCTGGGTTCCTGCAAGAAACGTTGTCCTGATAGCTGTCGCCGCTTCCCTGCTGGATGCTCTCGGTGGTGGAGACATAGTGGTCGGCTTCAACGCCGAGGAAGGGGCCACGTTTCCGGACAACACTCCGGAGTTCGTTGAGAAGATGAACGAGATGCTCAAGTACGGGACGATGGCAGAGGTTAGAGTCGTTGCACCGCTCATAAACCTCGACAAAAAGGGGATAGCGAAGCTCTTGAAGGAGCTCGGAGCGAAGTACGAGTACTCCAACTCCTGCTACATGCCAAAGGGCTTCACAGAGGACGGGAAGCCAATCCACTGTGGCGAGTGCGAGAGCTGTGTGAGGAGGCACAGAGGGTTAATCGAGGGCATAGGTGAGGATAAGACGGTCTATGCTGTGGAGCCTAAGATCTGA
- a CDS encoding dihydroorotate dehydrogenase has protein sequence MTVAKLSINLLGLKFENPLILASGINDKVPEQWIRAHEEGAGGVVTKSIGVDPRKGYDNPTIVELPYGLINAMGLPNPGWKGFLEMVEGYSFDFPLIVSIFGGTPEEFAFLAEKLSDVADAFELNLSCPHAKGYGMEIGQKPENVYAVVKAVKDATDKPVIAKLTPNIDDITKLGLAAEKAGADAVSAINTLKAIAIDIYAKKPILSNKVGGYSGPGVKPVALRAVYDLARTLDIPVIGIGGITTWQDAVEFLLAGASALQIGTAVSLRGWKVFREISEGIERYLEEEGFSSVGELIGLALE, from the coding sequence GTGACAGTGGCAAAGCTCTCGATAAACCTCCTTGGTCTGAAGTTTGAAAACCCTCTCATCCTCGCGTCGGGGATAAACGATAAAGTTCCAGAGCAGTGGATAAGGGCCCACGAAGAGGGAGCCGGCGGCGTAGTTACAAAATCAATTGGAGTCGATCCGAGAAAGGGCTACGACAACCCCACAATCGTCGAACTCCCATATGGGTTAATAAACGCTATGGGCCTCCCGAACCCGGGATGGAAGGGCTTTCTTGAGATGGTTGAGGGATACAGCTTTGACTTCCCCCTCATCGTGTCCATTTTCGGCGGAACACCGGAGGAGTTCGCCTTTCTGGCGGAGAAGCTAAGCGACGTTGCCGATGCTTTCGAGCTTAACCTGTCCTGCCCTCACGCCAAGGGCTACGGCATGGAGATAGGCCAGAAGCCGGAGAACGTCTATGCTGTGGTAAAAGCCGTTAAAGACGCCACTGATAAACCAGTCATAGCGAAGCTCACACCCAACATCGACGACATAACCAAGCTCGGCCTAGCCGCCGAGAAAGCAGGGGCCGATGCCGTCTCGGCGATAAACACCCTGAAGGCCATCGCTATAGACATCTACGCTAAGAAGCCCATACTTAGCAACAAGGTCGGTGGCTACTCCGGACCGGGTGTCAAGCCCGTTGCCCTGAGGGCTGTCTATGATCTCGCTAGAACCCTCGACATTCCTGTGATAGGCATTGGGGGAATAACAACCTGGCAGGACGCTGTGGAATTCCTCCTGGCTGGAGCGTCAGCCCTTCAGATTGGAACAGCAGTTTCCCTTCGGGGCTGGAAGGTGTTCAGAGAAATAAGCGAGGGTATTGAGCGCTACCTTGAAGAGGAAGGGTTTTCAAGCGTGGGGGAGTTAATTGGCTTGGCTCTGGAGTAG
- a CDS encoding MFS transporter, which yields MADKRWTTVLMNTLVVATGFGTMHMLEKFKSVVVSHYGITEAAMGYQQTAYVVGLFVAFLLGGTSLFKGSFKRSVAMIVSFAAIPQFLIPFVGNWWGVVALRFFQGFIVALIAVFSNQIGRLFLAERPFAKGIILSGIFWGGIYGINLAKWASHTYEGWEAVKIAFLISAVVMYVMLALWWLFVEDFEIPKEKHSSKGANVWKMPFTWVFGFTFFPALWIIFTLGSFTLHHAEFTDSQTANLVMALEVSMGLWSIIMGYLGYRLSLRNTSNRGLFKAIVSVMVISYAVTLLGLVFVWKGISASDYTFALLGFAIAGIVQGTGPAFWTTAPAAYPKEIYPEASFALGLISNSANAVAPNVMFVLVSSVAVGMGIYMAMPIIGILLLLTASRMKLPVEELGE from the coding sequence TTGGCAGATAAAAGGTGGACGACTGTCCTCATGAACACCCTAGTTGTTGCGACGGGTTTTGGGACAATGCACATGCTTGAGAAGTTCAAGAGTGTTGTCGTGTCCCACTACGGGATAACTGAAGCCGCTATGGGCTACCAGCAGACCGCCTACGTCGTTGGCCTCTTCGTGGCCTTCCTACTAGGCGGAACGAGTCTATTCAAAGGCTCATTCAAGCGGAGCGTGGCTATGATAGTCAGCTTCGCGGCGATACCGCAGTTCCTCATCCCCTTCGTTGGGAACTGGTGGGGCGTTGTTGCTCTCAGGTTCTTCCAGGGATTCATCGTGGCTCTTATAGCGGTCTTCAGCAACCAGATCGGCAGACTTTTCCTCGCAGAGAGGCCCTTTGCAAAGGGTATAATCCTCTCCGGAATCTTCTGGGGTGGGATCTATGGAATAAACCTGGCCAAGTGGGCCTCTCACACCTACGAAGGCTGGGAAGCGGTTAAAATCGCGTTCCTGATCTCAGCAGTCGTTATGTATGTCATGCTCGCCCTCTGGTGGCTCTTTGTTGAAGACTTCGAGATACCCAAAGAGAAGCACTCCTCAAAGGGAGCAAACGTCTGGAAGATGCCCTTCACATGGGTTTTCGGGTTCACGTTCTTCCCGGCGCTCTGGATAATATTCACCCTGGGCTCGTTCACCCTCCACCACGCCGAGTTCACGGACTCACAGACGGCGAACCTCGTCATGGCCCTTGAAGTCTCGATGGGCCTCTGGTCAATCATAATGGGATACCTCGGCTACCGTCTATCCCTCAGGAATACATCCAACAGGGGCCTGTTCAAGGCGATAGTCAGCGTCATGGTTATATCCTACGCAGTAACCCTACTCGGTCTCGTCTTTGTCTGGAAGGGAATAAGCGCCAGCGACTACACCTTCGCCCTTCTTGGGTTCGCAATAGCCGGAATCGTCCAAGGAACTGGGCCTGCATTCTGGACAACGGCACCTGCAGCATATCCCAAGGAGATATATCCTGAGGCGAGCTTTGCCCTCGGTCTTATCTCAAACAGCGCCAACGCGGTTGCACCGAACGTGATGTTCGTCCTCGTGAGCAGCGTTGCAGTTGGGATGGGAATATACATGGCAATGCCCATAATCGGAATACTGCTCCTCCTTACGGCATCCAGAATGAAACTCCCTGTGGAGGAGCTTGGAGAATGA
- a CDS encoding TMEM165/GDT1 family protein: MDGILAIFFAIFLAELGDKTQLATMAFAAKYEWKVAFVGAILGLAAVNLVGALIGDKIGDVLPIEVIHKGAGVLFIAFGVLMLLGKM, encoded by the coding sequence ATGGACGGCATCCTCGCCATATTCTTTGCCATTTTCCTGGCGGAGCTGGGAGACAAGACCCAGCTAGCAACCATGGCCTTCGCGGCTAAATACGAGTGGAAGGTAGCGTTTGTGGGGGCCATTCTGGGCCTGGCCGCCGTCAATCTGGTAGGTGCCCTCATTGGAGATAAAATTGGAGATGTTCTTCCTATTGAAGTTATTCACAAAGGCGCTGGCGTTCTCTTCATAGCCTTTGGTGTCCTAATGCTGCTCGGAAAAATGTGA
- a CDS encoding pyridoxal phosphate-dependent aminotransferase, with protein sequence MRYKRRKYFMAGRINILQRSKIRELFEKASKMENVISLGIGEPDFDTPEVIKEAAKRAIDEGYTHYTPNAGIPEFREAIAEYYKEFYNVDVDMDNIIVTAGAYEATYLAFESILEQGDDVIIPDPAFVCYVEDAKIAEAGIIRIPLREENKFRIDPDELLEAITKRTRMIVMNYPNNPTGAIMKKDIAKAIADIAQDYNIYILSDEPYEHFLYEGARHHPMIKYAPDNTILANSFSKTFAMTGWRLGFAIAPEQVIRDMIKLHAYVIGNVTSFIQIAGITALRDKRSWEAVEKMRRVYDERRKLVLKYLNDMPHITPFRPKGAFYIWAKIDPELDMSSEDFADWLLENAGVVVIPGTAFGRQGEGWIRISYATEKEKLMEAMERMNEALSKL encoded by the coding sequence ATGAGGTATAAGAGGAGAAAGTACTTCATGGCCGGTAGGATAAACATCCTTCAAAGGTCAAAGATAAGGGAGCTCTTCGAAAAGGCCTCAAAGATGGAAAACGTCATCTCACTCGGTATTGGAGAGCCTGACTTTGACACTCCCGAGGTCATAAAGGAAGCCGCCAAGAGGGCAATTGATGAGGGTTACACTCACTACACTCCCAACGCTGGCATTCCGGAATTTAGGGAGGCCATCGCCGAGTACTACAAGGAGTTCTACAACGTTGATGTTGACATGGACAACATAATAGTCACCGCAGGCGCGTACGAGGCGACTTATCTGGCCTTCGAGAGCATACTCGAACAGGGCGACGACGTGATAATCCCCGATCCAGCTTTTGTGTGTTATGTAGAGGACGCCAAAATAGCCGAGGCTGGAATAATCCGCATCCCGCTCAGGGAGGAGAACAAGTTCCGTATAGACCCTGATGAACTTCTTGAGGCGATAACGAAGAGAACAAGAATGATAGTTATGAACTATCCCAACAACCCGACTGGAGCGATAATGAAAAAGGACATCGCAAAGGCCATAGCCGATATAGCCCAGGACTACAACATCTACATCCTCAGCGATGAGCCTTACGAACACTTCCTCTACGAGGGGGCCAGACACCACCCGATGATAAAGTACGCTCCAGACAACACAATACTCGCCAACAGCTTCTCCAAAACCTTCGCCATGACCGGCTGGCGCCTCGGCTTTGCCATAGCACCAGAGCAGGTCATCCGCGATATGATAAAGCTCCACGCTTATGTTATCGGCAACGTTACATCCTTCATCCAGATAGCCGGCATAACTGCTCTGCGTGACAAGAGGAGCTGGGAAGCCGTCGAAAAAATGAGGCGGGTATACGACGAGAGAAGAAAGCTCGTTCTCAAGTACCTCAACGATATGCCCCACATAACCCCCTTCAGACCGAAGGGAGCGTTCTATATCTGGGCCAAGATTGACCCAGAGCTTGACATGAGCAGCGAGGACTTCGCCGACTGGCTCCTTGAGAACGCTGGGGTTGTCGTTATCCCTGGAACCGCCTTCGGAAGGCAGGGTGAGGGCTGGATCAGGATAAGCTACGCCACCGAGAAGGAGAAGCTCATGGAGGCCATGGAGAGAATGAACGAGGCACTTTCAAAGCTTTGA